The following proteins are encoded in a genomic region of Takifugu rubripes chromosome 21, fTakRub1.2, whole genome shotgun sequence:
- the LOC101071697 gene encoding uncharacterized protein has protein sequence MKPAQRLPLSVFLVLTVTLSVNGGNILVWYTEGSHWINLKPVLDTLIDRGHHVTVLVPSSSMFINTSESSRFRYEPFNVSISKKEMEKIMHDVLQFLIYDMDHMNYWEIFLKFLETTKVNLECSLKLLDGVVKSETMMKRLREGNYDLLLSDPIYSGSELLAEMLDLPLVFSLRFSLANNWERHCGQIPAPPSFVPIAMSRMTDKMNFFERVLNFYLYALQDIVIENTFWKDLDAYYSEVKGTPTSACKMMSNVDIWLMRTYWDFDFPRPFLPNFKFVGGIHCRPAKPLPEDMEEFVQSSGDAGVVIFTLGSMVKNITREKGNTIASALAQIPQKVLWRFSGQKPETLGSNTRIYDWIPQNDLLGHPKTRAFVTHGGTNGIYEAIYHGVPMVGIPLFGDQPENLVHMKAKGAAVDVNFKTMTTEGLRDAINAVINNKSFKENAMRLSKIHHDRPLSARDEAVFWIEFTMRNKGAKHLRVHSHDLTWYQYHSLDVLAFLLSVVLLSMFVFIKTCRFCCRRCCSRRKNKTESGSGVEVEAALQLLSNTGKMKPAQRLPLSVFLVFSVTLSAHGGNILVWYTEGSHWINLKPVLDTLIDRGHHVTVLVPSSSMFMNTSEPSRFRYEPFNVSISREVMEKSMEEFLHFSIYEMDHMSYWEIYNKFQAMVHINLQNNLKCLDGVVKSETMMKRLREGNYDLLLSDPLYPGSDLLAEMLDLPLVFSLRFSLANNWERHCGQIPAPPSFVPIAMSKMTDKMNFFERVLNFFLYALQDIVIENTLWKDLDAYYSEVKGTPTSACKVMSNTDIWLMRTYWDFDFPRPFLPNFKFVGGIHCRPAKPLPEDMEEFAQSSGDAGIVVFTLGSMIKNITKEKSNMIASALAQIPQKVLWRYSGEKPDTLGANTRLFDWMPQNDLLGHPKTRAFITHGGTNGIYEAIYHGVPMVGIPMFGDQPENLVHMMAKGVATTVDFTTMTTEGLRDAINDVINNKSYKENAMRLSKIHHDRPLSARDEAVFWIEFTMRNKGAKHLRVHSHDLTWYQYHSLDVLAFLLTIILLLAALFTKTCCFCLRRCCGRKGPTKKTKKMKKKAEDPSMLFPFKHRHTMSTVWCLSLALLLVLSATRIAHGGNILVWYTEGSHWINLKPVLDTLIDRGHHVTVLVPSTSMFMNRSEPSRFHYEPFDVSISLEVIEASNEEFLQFSMYEIDHMNYIEMYIKFIDLAMIELRNNLKYLDGVVKSGTIMKRLKEAKYDLLLADPLYPGSELLADLLNLPLVFSLRFSPALNWERHCGQIPAPPSFVPGAMSKLTDTMDFSERLWNFLFYAVQDIVMQFTYWKEVDNYYSEFKGEPTSSCELMSKADIWLMRTYWDFDFPHPYLPNIKFVGGIHCRPAKPLPKDMEEFAQRSGDAGIVVFSLGSFINNITTEKANMVASALAQIPQKVLWRYSGKVPDTLGANTRIYQWIPQNDLLAHPKTRAFITHGGTNGIYEAIYHGVPMVGIPMFADQPDNLVHMMAKGAAVMVNLNFINAEGLRDAINTVINDKSYKENAMRLSKIHHDRPMSPRDEAVFWIEFTMRNKGAKHLRVQAHELTWYQYHSLDVLAFLLTVALLLVFFFIKICCFCVRRCCSRKAQGKRKFE, from the exons ATGAAGCCTGCACagcgtctccctctgtctgtcttcctggtTCTTACTGTGACTCTGAGTGTAAATGGAGGGAACATCCTTGTTTGGTACACTGAAGGCAGCCACTGGATCAACTTGAAGCCTGTGCTGGACACTCTGATTGACAGGGGACACCATGTGACGGTTCTGGTTCCCAGCTCCTCGATGTTTATTAACACCAGCGAGTCGTCGCGCTTTCGCTACGAACCCTTCAATGTTTCAATCTCAAAGAAGGAAATGGAGAAGATAATGCACGATGTTCTTCAGTTCCTCATTTATGACATGGACCATATGAACTACTGGGAGATTTTCCTCAAATTCCTGGAAACAACAAAGGTGAACCTGGAATGCAGCCTGAAGTTGTTGGACGGTGTGGTGAAATCAGAAACCATGATGAAGAGACTCAGGGAAGGAAATTATGACCTCCTCCTGTCTGACCCCATCTACTCAGGCAGCGAGCTGCTGGCAGAGATGCTGGACCTTCCTCTGGTCTTCTCTCTGCGCTTTTCTCTGGCCAATAACTGGGAGAGACACTGTGGTCAGATCCCCGCCCCACCTTCATTTGTACCCATCGCTATGAGCAGAATGACTGACAAGATGAACTTCTTTGAGCGAGTCCTCAACTTCTACTTATATGCACTGCAAGATATTGTGATCGAAAACACCTTCTGGAAAGATTTAGATGCGTATTACTCTGAAGTCAAAG GAACACCCACTAGTGCCTGCAAGATGATGAGCAACGTAGACATCTGGCTGATGAGAACCTACTGGGATTTTGATTTCCCTCGTCCGTTCCTCCCAAATTTTAAATTTGTTGGTGGGATCCACTGCAGACCTGCTAAACCTTTACCAGAG GACatggaagagtttgtgcagagctCTGGAGACGCTGGTGTCGTGATCTTCACCCTGGGATCAATGGTCAAAAACATCACCAGGGAAAAGGGAAACACGATCGCCTCGGCCCTGGCCCAGATCCCACAAAAG GTGCTGTGGAGATTCAGTGGACAAAAACCAGAAACTTTGGGTTCAAACACGAGAATATATGACTGGATCCCACAGAATGATCTTCTAG GTCATCCCAAGACCAGAGCGTTCGTCACCCATGGGGGCACAAATGGCATTTATGAAGCCATCTACCACGGCGTCCCCATGGTGGGCATCCCTTTGTTTGGTGACCAGCCGGAAAACCTGGTCCACATGAAGGCTAAAGGAGCTGCAGTAGACGTGAACTTCAAAACAATGACGACGGAGGGCCTGAGAGACGCAATCAATGCCGTCATCAACAATAAATC GTTCAAGGAGAACGCCATGCGCCTGTCCAAGATCCACCACGACAGGCCGCTGAGCGCTCGGGATGAGGCGGTGTTCTGGATCGAGTTCACCATGAGGAACAAAGGGGCCAAACACCTGAGGGTCCATTCCCATGATCTCACCTGGTACCAGTACCACAGCCTGGATGTCCTGGCCTTCCTCCTCAGTGTTGTCTTACTTTCCATGTTCGTCTTCATCAAGACCTGTCGTTTTTGTTGCCGGAGATGCTGTAGCAGAAGAAAGAACAAGACTGAG TCTGGGAGTGGGGTTGAAGTtgaagcagctctgcagcttcttTCAAACACAGGCAAGATGAAGCCTGCACagcgtctccctctgtctgtcttcctggtTTTTTCTGTGACTCTGAGCGCACATGGAGGGAATATCCTGGTCTGGTACACCGAAGGCAGCCACTGGATCAACCTGAAGCCTGTGCTGGACACTCTGATCGACAGGGGACACCATGTGACGGTTCTGGTTCCCAGCTCCTCGATGTTTATGAACACCAGCGAACCTTCACGCTTTCGCTACGAACCCTTCAATGTCTCCATTTCAAGGGAAGTAATGGAGAAAAGCATGGAGGAGTTTCTTCACTTCTCCATTTATGAGATGGATCACATGAGCTACTGGGAGATATACAACAAATTCCAGGCTATGGTTCACATCAATCTGCAGAACAATCTGAAGTGTTTGGACGGTGTGGTGAAATCAGAAACCATGATGAAGAGACTCAGGGAAGGAAATTATGACCTCCTCCTGTCCGATCCCTTGTACCCAGGCAGTGACCTGTTGGCAGAGATGCTGGACCTTCCTCTGGTCTTCTCTCTGCGCTTTTCTCTGGCCAATAACTGGGAGAGACACTGTGGTCAGATCCCCGCCCCACCTTCATTTGTACCCATCGCTATGAGCAAAATGACTGACAAGATGAACTTCTTTGAGCGAGTCCTCAACTTCTTCTTATATGCACTGCAAGATATTGTGATAGAAAACACCCTCTGGAAAGATTTAGATGCGTATTACTCTGAAGTCAAAG GAACACCCACTAGTGCCTGCAAGGTGATGAGCAACACAGACATCTGGCTGATGAGAACCTACTGGGATTTTGATTTCCCTCGTCCGTTCCTCCCAAACTTTAAATTTGTTGGTGGGATCCACTGCAGACCTGCTAAACCTTTACCAGAG GACATGGAAGAATTTGCACAGAGCTCTGGAGATGCTGGTATCGTGGTCTTCACCCTGGGATCGATGATCAAAAACATCACGAAGGAGAAGAGCAACATGATCGCCTCGGCCCTGGCCCAGATCCCACAGAAG GTGCTGTGGAGATACAGTGGAGAAAAACCAGACACTCTGGGTGCCAACACCAGATTATTTGACTGGATGCCTCAGAACGATCTACTTG GTCATCCCAAGACCAGAGCGTTCATCACTCATGGGGGCACTAATGGCATTTATGAGGCCATCTACCATGGCGTCCCCATGGTGGGCATCCCTATGTTTGGTGATCAGCCAGAAAACCTGGTCCACATGATGGCTAAAGGAGTCGCAACTACCGTGGACTTCACCACAATGACGACGGAGGGCCTGAGAGATGCGatcaatgatgtcatcaacaaCAAATC GTACAAGGAGAACGCCATGCGCCTGTCCAAGATCCACCACGACAGGCCGCTGAGCGCTCGGGATGAGGCGGTGTTCTGGATCGAGTTCACCATGAGGAACAAAGGGGCCAAACACCTGAGGGTCCATTCCCATGATCTCACCTGGTACCAGTACCACAGCCTGGATGTCCTGGCCTTCCTGCTCACCATCATTCTGCTCCTCGCAGCCCTCTTCACCAAGACCTGTTGTTTCTGCCTGCGGAGATGCTGCGGCAGAAAAGGGCCAACAAAAAAGacgaaaaagatgaaaaagaaggCGGAG GATCCCAGCATGCTTTTCCCCTTCAAACACAGGCACACCATGAGCACTGTGTGGTGTCTCTCGCTTGCCCTCCTGTTGGTACTTTCTGCCACACGGATTGCACATGGAGGGAATATCCTGGTCTGGTACACCGAAGGCAGCCACTGGATCAACCTGAAGCCTGTGCTGGACACTCTGATCGACAGGGGACACCATGTGACGGTTCTGGTTCCCAGCACCTCGATGTTTATGAACAGGAGCGAACCTTCGCGCTTTCACTACGAACCCTTCGATGTCTCCATCTCATTAGAGGTAATAGAAGCAAGCAATGAAGAATTCCTACAGTTCTCCATGTATGAGATCGATCACATGAACTACATCGAGATGTACATCAAATTCATCGATCTGGCCATGATTGAATTGCGCAACAATCTGAAGTACTTGGACGGCGTAGTGAAATCAGGAACCATAATGAAGAGGCTGAAGGAGGCCAAATACGACCTTCTCCTGGCAGATCCCTTGTACCCAGGCAGTGAGCTGTTGGCAGACCTGCTGAACCTCCCACTGGTTTTCTCCCTGCGCTTCTCTCCAGCCCTTAACTGGGAGAGACACTGTGGTCAGATCCCCGCTCCACCTTCATTTGTACCTGGTGCCATGAGCAAGTTGACCGACACGATGGACTTCTCAGAGAGACTGTGGAATTTCCTTTTCTATGCAGTGCAGGATATTGTGATGCAATTCACCTACTGGAAAGAAGTCGATAATTATTACTCTGAATTCAAAG GTGAACCCACGAGTTCCTGTGAGCTGATGAGTAAAGCAGATATTTGGCTGATGAGAACCTACTGGGATTTTGATTTCCCTCATCCGTATCTCCCCAATATCAAATTTGTTGGCGGGATCCACTGCAGACCTGCAAAACCATTACCAAAG GACATGGAAGAATTTGCACAGAGATCTGGAGATGCCGGTATTGTGGTTTTTAGCTTGGGGAGTTTCATCAACAACATCACCACAGAGAAGGCAAACATGGTGGCGTCAGCTCTGGCTCAGATCCCACAAAAG GTGCTGTGGAGATATAGTGGGAAAGTGCCAGACACTCTGGGTGCCAACACAAGAATTTACCAATGGATTCCACAAAATGACCTGCTGG CTCATCCCAAGACCAGAGCGTTCATCACTCATGGGGGCACTAATGGTATTTATGAGGCCATCTACCACGGCGTCCCCATGGTGGGCATCCCCATGTTTGCTGATCAGCCAGACAACCTGGTCCACATGATGGCTAAAGGAGCCGCCGTTATGGTCAACTTGAACTTTATAAATGCTGAAGGCCTGAGAGATGCAATCAACACCGTCATCAATGACAAGTC GTACAAGGAGAACGCTATGCGCCTGTCCAAGATCCACCACGACAGACCAATGAGTCCTCGGGATGAGGCAGTGTTCTGGATCGAGTTCACCATGAGGAACAAAGGGGCCAAACACCTGAGGGTCCAGGCCCACGAGCTCACCTGGTACCAGTACCACAGCCTGGATGTGCTGGCCTTCCTGCTGACTGTTGCACTGCTCCTTGTATTCTTCTTTATCAAgatctgctgtttctgtgtaCGGAGATGTTGCAGCAGGAAAGCACAAGGAAAAAGAAAGTTCGAGTAA